From one Sciurus carolinensis chromosome 9, mSciCar1.2, whole genome shotgun sequence genomic stretch:
- the LOC124993668 gene encoding vesicle-associated membrane protein-associated protein A-like, with amino-acid sequence MGSCKQIPVLDPPTDLKFKGICLIGPFTDVVTTNLKLQNPSDRKVCFKVKTAAPRQCCLRLNSGIIDPGSTVTFSVMLQPFDYDPNEKSKYKCIVQTIFAPPNTPDKEAVWKEAQPDELLDSKLRYVFEMPNENGKLNDMKPSKAASLKASKQDGPMPKPHSVSLNDTETRKLMEECKRLQGEMMKLSEENRHLRDEGLRLRKVAHVDKPRSSSIASFRSNFTSPLPSLLVIIAIFIGFFLGKLSCKAKHVEAPDLAKSLAQIREYPTFLDTLGCG; translated from the exons ATGG GCTCATGCAAGCAGATCCCAGTCCTCGACCCACCTACAGACCTCAAATtcaaagg AATCTGTTTAATAGGCCCCTTCACAGATGTAGTCACTACAAACCTTAAACTGCAAAATCCGTCAGACAGGAAGGTGTGTTTCAAAGTGAAGACTGCAGCACCTCGGCAGTGCTGTTTGCGGCTCAATAGTGGGATCATCGACCCAGGGTCCACCGTGACCTTTTCAGTGATGCTGCAGCCCTTTGACTATGATCCCaatgaaaagagtaaatacaaGTGCATCGTGCAGACGATTTTTGCTCCACCAAACACTCCAGATAAGGAAGCTGTGTGGAAAGAGGCACAACCCGATGAATTGCTGGATTCTAAATTGAGATATGTTTTTGAAATGCCAAATGAAAATGGTAAATTGAATGATATGAAACCTAGCAAAGCTGCTTCACTGAAGGCATCTAAGCAAGATGGACCCATGCCCAAACCCCACAGTGTTTCACTCAATGATACTGAAACAAGGAAACTCATGGAAGAGTGTAAAAGACTTCAGGGAGAGATGATGAAGCTGTCAGAAGAAAATCGACACCTGAGGGATGAAGGCTTAAGGCTCAGGAAGGTAGCACACGTGGATAAACCCAGATCCTCCTCCATTGCGTCCTTCAGAAGTAACTTCACCAGTCCTCTTCCTTCACTTCTTGTGATTATAGCCATTTTCATTGGATTCTTTCTAGGGAAATTATCTTGTAAAGCAAAGCATGTGGA GGCCCCAGACCTCGCCAAGAGCCTAGCTCAGATTCGAGAGTACCCCACCTTCCTTGATACCTTGGGTTgtggataa